Part of the Henckelia pumila isolate YLH828 chromosome 2, ASM3356847v2, whole genome shotgun sequence genome is shown below.
TCTATACACGTACACAAATCCTTAATTAGATGAGGTAAATTAATtaacaatatttatttaaacaGTCAAATAATCTCACACAGCCACCCAACAAGGATATATAATCATTTCATATACAATTAATTAACCCCAGTACTGTTCATCAACtaattaattaagataaatcaataaaaacaaaagcccCACCTGCGAAACTGAAACATACAGCACCAACTGACAAATTAATAATGTCTTGTTTCTTCCGTTATTTTTCGAGTGACAACCTTACCATAACAAAGGTCGCATTAGCTGCAACAACTTTCCACCCATAATGTCCCAGCATCTTTGCTGAATGAATCGCAGCCCCCCCCCCCTACTCCTCAACAAGGGGCAGAGTGATCAAAGCAGCTATGGAACCACAAAATATCCCAGTAGCTAAACTCGAGGCCGCCTTCTCCACCGTTGTCTTCAAAATAGGCCGATCCATAACTGCAGAACCTTAATTTCTAcataaattaaacaaatatataattaCACAACCCACACCTCAAATTCAATTAAAACTTGGATCCATCGAGCAACAAAACTAAAGCAACTAAGTCCAGAAATACTGATTCGATCGATCGATAAAGTACTTGGCATACATTATGTTTGCTAATCACTTCAACGTAGTCAGCCACAAGATATACGGAGTAAAATCCAACACCAAATTGCCCAATAAGGTTAAGATCTCCACTGGTCTGCATTTTGTCTACAAATGTTGTATAGAAAAATGTCATTGAAAGTTAAAAACAAGGAAAATCCGATCTGTAAATGCTTTCAAGTAAAAGTAAAATCAACTATTGAGCCATCATACACGAATACAAGATACAAACAAACATACACACACCTGAAGTTCCAGATTTGGCAATGGTTCCCAAATTCTTGATCAAATCCTCCTTTGTCATTCCAATACCTCTGTCATGAATTGAAACTGTTTTCTTCTCTTTGTCCAATGTAATCTGCATTTGTTCATTTTGTTCATAATAAGTCATGTCCattaattttcagaaaaatgagTTCATTATAAAATCTGAtaaaacaacttaaaattccACGAGAAATCTTTATGATTACAACACTCAACAAgcagtcaatacataatcaagAAATATGATGTCTATAAAATTCTAATACAGCCACTTAACAAACTCCAGAGTACTTTCAtgaaaatctgaaaaattattCTTTACAACATTGGAAAAATTATTGCATGCATCAGTAATACCATAATCTAATGCTTAAAAGCTTCCTACAGAATGCTAAACGAAAAATTTAGCAAAACTGACTAAACTAAAACCAATAAATCACGAACCTGAATCTCGAGCTTTGTATCATCACCTTCACCCAAAATTTCTTTGTCGGTGAGTGACAGGAATCTAATCTTGTCCAGTGCCTAAATCAGCAACAAACATACATCAAACACAAGCTCTTTCCAGCGAAGTTGATGTAAATAACATCAAACAAAGGGGAACAACAAAAGCTCACATTAGAGGCATTTGAGATCAACTCTCTCAAGAAAATATCCTTATTGCTGTAAAGCGAGTTGATAATGATGACCATAAGCCATGAAACTTCAGCCTGGAATTGATACTTCTCAGCATCGGCACGAAGAGTTTTCCTTGATATGGACTCACATTCTCTGAATAACAGCAGCAAATCACACACCCAAAAATATAGATTGATTATTGATAGTTTTAAAGTGACAAATAGCATTTGAATGAAACTTGAAGATGGTATTTCAAAACACCTCTTAACAACATTAGAATCTGTAGATAA
Proteins encoded:
- the LOC140878143 gene encoding endoplasmin homolog, whose translation is MLLMHTAKVEDKIGAVPHGLSTDSNVVKRECESISRKTLRADAEKYQFQAEVSWLMVIIINSLYSNKDIFLRELISNASNALDKIRFLSLTDKEILGEGDDTKLEIQITLDKEKKTVSIHDRGIGMTKEDLIKNLGTIAKSGTSAFVDKMQTSGDLNLIGQFGVGFYSVYLVADYVEVISKHNVKEHNITYKNEDGIIGKI